One window of the bacterium genome contains the following:
- the smc gene encoding chromosome segregation protein SMC: MFVKKIELFGFKTFAEKTVVEMDHGITAIVGPNGSGKSNIADALLWVLGETNVRNIRGQKAVDVIFNGTEKRKALGVAEVSLTLDNTCGTLPLNFNEVTVTRRAYRSGDAEYFINKTRCRLKDIYELFLDTGIGREAYSFITQGEIDAVLSAKSEDRRELLEEAAGIKKYRYRRTEALRKLEKTEANLNRVRDIMAEISGQLEPLAEQAEQAKKFEELQARLREIEIGILIRDLRRYTQNLEDVRSSKEGAAEKIEAYDKQIADLEWEKEKQSTSVKQLEEEVDNSRRVAQGLSANVQRLEGKFALVEERLKSAGSAREQADEDVVALEQKIEEARERIEKLELEVSVSAETEHRAKSASEERAASLANLDRHYEEITRAVTDQKANYLELAKQLAAKRNALQNSRDRVAQLELGLKKYADEIDALNTQKQDAIKLGEKAESQVEKLKASVQGSASEISRLTEERKQAEKELAEFGRKLSDISRDIAARSSRLATLREMAESHEGFFEGVRSVMAARNAGKLRGEFAVVADVINVPKGYETAIEIALGSSVQDVITDTVGEAKQAIAFLKDNRVGRATFLPLDNMSDHRRQVNGRMDPRSGALGIAADLIGYDAKYDPAIRSLLGRTVVAKNIDDAIALSHELDGWNKIVTIDGELIVPSGAITGGAKKNRGPELLARKQEIDSLTSEIKSLEKTQDNLKNDQKKCEIRLSGLRGKIEGGEKSVSESRIALAEHQKRADFAAKDAEQIDRRLDMVALEKDEAELLLKDESESVKRLEDELQAAGKENTDLDQKVAGAEQDIEELAAKRAAEREELMRLNVELASATERTSALRNSLRDANAHIGEMTGSLDARRSQIDGIAVDVTALTADCDNTQVELDRQRQLYAAADASLNELLEKRSQENAMATEIDTSFREATSRRNQLAIDTHDADVKEARLEVQIQQSTERLITEYEVTFEQAMDWPEEIEIERGTAGEVARLRREIKDMGPVNTGAIAEYDRIKERWDFLTEQRTDLESARDQILDAIKEIDVNTRDLFMDTFNTVKCNFDIVFKRLFGGGKTELTLTDPADLLETGIDIIVQPPGKKLQDMALLSGGERALTATALVFALLMSKPSPFVLMDEVDAPLDESNVEKFASVLKDFSINSQFIVVTHNRATMEAADSLYGVTMQEPGISKLISVKLTSEGPVSDMPASETNGVLAITKN, from the coding sequence ATGTTTGTAAAGAAAATAGAATTATTCGGCTTTAAGACCTTTGCTGAGAAGACCGTTGTCGAGATGGATCACGGCATTACGGCCATCGTCGGACCAAACGGCTCCGGCAAGAGCAATATAGCCGATGCGCTGCTGTGGGTCCTCGGCGAGACCAATGTGCGCAATATTCGTGGCCAGAAGGCTGTCGATGTAATCTTCAACGGCACTGAAAAGCGCAAGGCTTTAGGTGTGGCTGAGGTCTCACTTACCCTCGATAATACTTGCGGGACACTTCCTCTCAATTTCAACGAGGTCACAGTTACCCGGCGCGCATACAGGTCTGGTGATGCCGAGTATTTCATCAACAAGACCCGCTGCCGTCTCAAAGACATATATGAACTGTTTCTGGACACGGGCATAGGCCGCGAGGCGTATTCGTTTATTACTCAGGGTGAGATAGACGCCGTGCTTTCGGCGAAAAGCGAGGACCGCCGCGAGCTTTTGGAAGAAGCAGCCGGTATCAAGAAATATCGCTATCGCCGCACCGAGGCGCTGCGCAAGCTTGAAAAGACTGAGGCTAATCTCAACCGCGTCCGTGACATCATGGCCGAGATCAGTGGTCAACTGGAGCCGCTCGCCGAGCAGGCCGAGCAGGCCAAGAAATTTGAAGAGTTGCAGGCCAGGCTCCGTGAGATCGAGATCGGAATCCTGATCAGGGACCTGCGTCGGTATACTCAGAACCTGGAAGATGTGCGCTCGTCAAAAGAGGGCGCTGCTGAAAAGATAGAGGCTTATGATAAGCAGATAGCCGACTTGGAATGGGAAAAGGAAAAGCAGTCCACTAGTGTCAAACAACTTGAGGAAGAGGTCGATAATTCTCGGCGAGTTGCTCAGGGTCTGTCTGCAAACGTGCAGAGGCTGGAGGGCAAATTTGCCCTTGTAGAGGAGAGGCTGAAATCGGCAGGTTCAGCGCGCGAGCAGGCTGATGAGGATGTAGTTGCGCTGGAGCAAAAAATCGAAGAAGCGCGTGAACGGATAGAGAAGCTGGAGCTTGAAGTGAGCGTGTCGGCTGAGACTGAGCACCGTGCAAAGTCAGCTTCAGAAGAACGCGCCGCGTCCCTTGCCAACCTTGACCGCCATTATGAAGAGATCACCCGCGCGGTGACTGACCAGAAGGCCAACTATCTGGAGCTTGCCAAGCAGTTGGCGGCAAAGCGCAATGCCCTGCAAAACTCCAGGGACCGTGTAGCTCAGCTCGAGTTGGGTCTAAAAAAATACGCTGATGAGATAGATGCGCTGAATACTCAGAAGCAGGATGCAATCAAACTCGGCGAAAAGGCTGAATCTCAGGTTGAAAAGCTGAAGGCAAGTGTGCAGGGCTCGGCATCTGAAATCTCGCGTCTGACGGAAGAACGCAAGCAGGCTGAGAAAGAACTTGCTGAGTTTGGCCGTAAGCTCTCGGATATATCACGTGATATCGCAGCCAGGTCATCGCGGCTTGCCACTCTACGCGAGATGGCCGAGTCGCATGAGGGCTTTTTTGAGGGTGTCCGGTCTGTTATGGCCGCTCGAAATGCAGGCAAGCTGCGGGGTGAGTTCGCAGTTGTTGCAGATGTGATAAATGTTCCCAAAGGTTACGAGACTGCCATAGAGATAGCCCTGGGAAGCAGTGTGCAGGATGTCATCACTGATACTGTGGGCGAGGCAAAGCAGGCAATCGCGTTCCTTAAGGACAACAGGGTCGGCAGGGCAACATTCCTGCCCCTGGATAATATGAGCGATCACCGACGTCAAGTCAATGGCAGGATGGACCCGCGCTCCGGCGCTCTGGGGATTGCTGCCGACCTGATCGGCTATGATGCCAAGTATGATCCGGCCATACGATCACTGCTGGGGAGGACTGTGGTCGCAAAAAATATAGACGATGCCATTGCCCTTTCACACGAACTCGACGGCTGGAATAAGATAGTCACCATAGACGGCGAGCTGATAGTCCCGAGTGGAGCGATTACAGGCGGCGCAAAGAAGAACAGAGGGCCCGAGCTTCTGGCTCGCAAGCAGGAGATAGACTCACTTACGTCCGAGATCAAGTCTCTCGAAAAGACACAGGATAATCTTAAAAACGATCAGAAGAAGTGTGAGATCAGGTTATCGGGTCTGCGGGGAAAGATCGAGGGCGGGGAGAAGTCTGTTTCAGAGAGCAGAATAGCACTTGCAGAGCATCAGAAACGTGCAGATTTTGCCGCTAAAGACGCCGAGCAGATAGACCGCCGGCTCGATATGGTCGCGCTCGAGAAGGATGAAGCCGAACTGCTGCTCAAGGACGAGTCCGAGTCGGTCAAGCGTTTGGAAGACGAGCTTCAGGCAGCCGGTAAGGAGAATACCGATCTGGATCAGAAGGTTGCCGGGGCTGAGCAGGACATTGAGGAGCTTGCCGCCAAGCGTGCAGCCGAGCGTGAAGAGTTGATGCGTCTCAATGTGGAACTTGCGAGCGCGACCGAGCGTACTTCCGCCCTTAGGAATTCTCTGCGCGACGCCAACGCGCATATAGGCGAGATGACAGGTTCGCTCGATGCAAGGCGCTCTCAGATAGACGGAATTGCTGTGGATGTAACTGCTTTGACTGCTGACTGTGACAATACCCAGGTCGAACTCGACCGCCAGAGACAGCTATATGCTGCGGCGGATGCTTCTCTCAACGAACTGCTGGAAAAGCGCTCACAGGAGAATGCCATGGCGACCGAGATAGATACCAGCTTCAGGGAAGCCACCTCGCGCAGGAATCAGCTTGCAATCGACACACACGATGCTGATGTCAAAGAGGCTCGCCTGGAGGTTCAGATACAGCAGTCGACTGAACGGTTGATTACTGAGTATGAGGTCACATTCGAGCAGGCAATGGATTGGCCGGAGGAGATCGAGATTGAGCGCGGCACCGCAGGTGAGGTCGCAAGGCTGCGCCGCGAGATCAAGGATATGGGGCCGGTCAATACGGGTGCGATTGCAGAGTATGATCGGATCAAGGAGCGTTGGGACTTTCTCACAGAACAGCGCACCGATCTTGAAAGCGCTCGTGATCAGATACTCGATGCCATAAAAGAGATCGACGTCAATACACGCGACCTGTTTATGGACACGTTCAATACGGTCAAGTGCAACTTCGACATTGTTTTCAAGCGCCTCTTCGGCGGCGGCAAGACCGAACTCACTCTTACCGATCCGGCTGATTTGCTGGAGACGGGCATCGACATAATCGTTCAACCGCCCGGAAAGAAACTTCAGGATATGGCGCTGCTTTCAGGTGGTGAGAGGGCATTGACGGCTACTGCTCTGGTCTTCGCACTATTGATGAGCAAACCCAGCCCGTTTGTATTGATGGACGAGGTCGATGCGCCTCTTGACGAGAGCAATGTGGAGAAGTTTGCATCGGTGCTTAAAGATTTTTCGATCAACTCGCAGTTCATCGTCGTGACACACAACCGAGCCACTATGGAAGCCGCCGACAGCCTCTATGGAGTCACAATGCAGGAGCCGGGCATCAGCAAACTGATATCTGTGAAGCTCACCAGCGAAGGTCCGGTCAGCGATATGCCAGCGTCCGAGACAAACGGTGTTCTGGCCATTACTAAGAACTGA
- a CDS encoding polysaccharide export protein, producing the protein MSRLNAALIVLALFSFASITFAADGQLPAEIPSVPTEVQGQSSAQPANDDVPADYKIAEEDILRMDVWGEPQLSNMEMQVTPDGKINVPYIGEMQAKGLTQYKLTEQIAEKFVGLEILIDPKVQISLINIHKPTVRVWGAVNRPGEVQFKEGDRVMDAVAGAGSYVIDAAWLEKATLTRKDSETGNWISMPVDLKKMVAQGDLTQNYELQKGDTIYIPTEDYQNKFYVLGQVLKPGIYDLKDNTTVLSAISLAGGATDRGRLRSTVVVRGDPSKPERVECNLTGLFDKGDLTQDIQLQPGDIVVVPETKTPDLSKIASFISSLVNLSYLRRNGF; encoded by the coding sequence GTGAGTAGACTTAATGCGGCGCTTATAGTATTGGCGCTGTTTAGCTTTGCGTCAATTACATTTGCGGCTGATGGTCAATTGCCCGCTGAAATTCCGAGTGTCCCAACTGAGGTTCAAGGTCAGTCGAGTGCGCAGCCTGCCAATGATGATGTGCCTGCGGATTACAAGATTGCCGAGGAAGACATTCTGAGAATGGATGTGTGGGGAGAACCACAATTGTCCAACATGGAGATGCAAGTTACCCCGGACGGCAAGATCAATGTGCCATATATAGGCGAGATGCAGGCAAAAGGTCTTACACAATACAAACTGACAGAGCAAATTGCCGAAAAATTTGTAGGACTTGAAATCCTTATAGACCCAAAGGTTCAGATAAGCCTTATTAATATCCATAAGCCTACAGTGCGTGTATGGGGAGCTGTGAACCGTCCCGGTGAAGTGCAGTTCAAAGAGGGCGACAGGGTGATGGATGCTGTTGCCGGTGCAGGCAGTTATGTGATAGACGCTGCATGGCTTGAGAAGGCTACTCTCACCAGAAAAGACTCCGAAACAGGCAATTGGATATCTATGCCGGTCGACCTGAAGAAAATGGTGGCGCAAGGCGATCTCACACAGAACTATGAACTTCAAAAAGGTGACACTATCTATATTCCCACTGAGGATTACCAGAACAAATTCTATGTGCTCGGGCAAGTTCTGAAACCTGGAATATATGACCTGAAAGATAATACAACTGTACTTTCGGCGATCAGTCTTGCCGGAGGAGCAACTGATCGGGGTAGGCTGCGTTCAACCGTTGTTGTGCGTGGTGACCCTAGTAAACCAGAGCGAGTAGAATGTAACCTAACTGGTCTGTTTGATAAGGGAGATCTCACTCAGGACATTCAACTTCAGCCAGGCGACATTGTTGTAGTACCTGAGACAAAGACTCCGGATCTGAGTAAAATTGCTTCGTTTATCAGTTCGCTTGTGAACCTCAGCTATCTGCGCAGAAATGGCTTCTAG